A window of the Helianthus annuus cultivar XRQ/B chromosome 4, HanXRQr2.0-SUNRISE, whole genome shotgun sequence genome harbors these coding sequences:
- the LOC110936039 gene encoding uncharacterized protein LOC110936039 isoform X1, with protein sequence MDEYLQHMKTLRSHMNDVEDQAAKISVEEQMQITTIQTLTKEIDSENAAKSEIKRLKEDSDAMKNAKGDICSKILERQRKIALLENDSSTLSQTLELIQQEKVNLSTKLVDKRISYEKTEEELGTKLKEQQDWLNKYKSNSKSGQHSSVHVTCCESRDDAYMNMVKKIDAAKAKFDNLTQMRSELASESHKVKQSLEELKCRMDSYEPKLRDMPNEALEEEVRALMSDKSGETEYQESMQSQIDTIKEISHMVKCGCGEEYKVEVDLCV encoded by the exons ATGGACGAATACTTACAGCACATGAAAACGTTACGATCTCATATGAACG ATGTGGAGGATCAAGCGGCGAAGATTTCTGTTGAAGAGCAGATGCAGATCACTACGATTCAGACTCTAACAAAAGAGATCGATTCAG AAAATGCAGCTAAATCTGAAATAAAGCGACTCAAGGAGGATTCTGATGCAATGAAGAATGCAAAGGGAGACATATGTTCAAAGATATTAGAAAGACAAAGGAAAATTGCTTTGTTGGAAAATGATTCTTCTACACTTTCACAG ACATTGGAGCTCATTCAACAAGAAAAAGTAAACTTGTCAACCAAACTTGTCGATAAACG TATATCGTATGAAAAGACTGAAGAGGAGCTCGGTACCAAATTAAAAGAACAACAG GACTGGTTGAATAAATACAAGTCTAACTCAAAGTCCGGACAACATAGTTCG GTACATGTGACTTGCTGTGAGTCTCGGGATGATGCGTACATGAATATGGTGAAAAAGATTGATGCTGCTAAAGCTAAGTTTGATAATCTGACACAGATGAGATCTGAACTTGCTTCAGAGAGTCACAAG GTCAAACAATCATTGGAGGAACTCAAGTGTAGAATGGACAGTTATGAG CCGAAACTAAGGGACATGCCTAACGAGGCACTGGAAGAGGAGGTCCGGGCTCTAATGTCCGACAAATCTGGAGAAACTGAGTACCAAGAATCTATGCAAAGCCAAATTGACACTATTAAG GAAATTTCTCACATGGTTAAATGTGGTTGTGGAGAGGAGTACAAAGTAGAGGTGGATCTTTGTGTGTAA
- the LOC110936038 gene encoding pentatricopeptide repeat-containing protein At1g71420, which translates to MFNLRRLFFRRPFTTSTAHSNFHENFYSLLTKGHLDEALTLFYTSDISHTHQTYADFFHACARHNCISQGQTLHHHMLKTQKERKLIPNVYVYNHLINMYAKCGCLDHARKVFDEMPERNVVSWTALISGYAQHERCEDGFGVFSVMLGECRPNEFAYASVLSSCDRKFGRQVHSHALKTCFGEYTYVANALITMYSKNDDGKRLCQDDLNEAWMVFNFLKDRNLVTYNSMIAGFQTRGKWQEAIDLFSVMRRDSNISFDRATLLSIVSSLSTVKDHDNGNYAINRCLKYCSQVHCLALKTWLISEIGVITALAKAYADLGAQISDLYNLFLETKGMRDIVSWTAFITIFAERDPVKSLLMFSNLCQEGSIPDRHTYSIVLKACSNLVTDKHTMAVHSHILKYGFEHDTVLANALIHAYGRSGSVLESRKVFDFTLVKDIVSWNSMIKIYGLHGQPKNALKCFDQMDVPPDSTTFVALLSACSHAGMVEKGTELFKLMSKTYGIAPQLDHYACMVDILGRSGGILQAQKLINEMPMEPDSVIWSAMLGACRKHGETTLAELASKKLQELDPNSSLAYVQMSNIMCSNGTFNEAVDLRTQMNLLGVKKDPGLSWTEIGNVVHEFAAGGLHHPERMTVRHDLEELVKELRGLGYVPEINLVMRDLEEEDKNRELSYHSEKLAFVFALKRDEFKCFGRAIRIVKNIRICVDCHNFMKFASELTGREIIVRDSNRFHHFKQKVCSCNDYW; encoded by the coding sequence ATGTTTAATCTCCGGCGCCTATTTTTCCGGCGACCGTTCACCACCAGCACCGCTCACAGCAACTTCCATGAAAACTTTTACTCTTTGTTAACAAAGGGTCATCTGGATGAAGCTCTCACCCTCTTTTACACTTCAGACATCTCTCATACCCACCAAACATACGCCGATTTCTTTCACGCGTGTGCCCGCCATAACTGCATCTCCCAAGGCCAAACGCTACACCACCACATGCTCAAAACCCAGAAAGAACGTAAACTTATACCCAATGTATACGTATATAATCACCTCATCAACATGTATGCAAAATGTGGCTGTTTGGATCATGCACgtaaggtgttcgatgaaatgcctgaGAGAAATGTGGTATCTTGGACTGCTCTTATTTCGGGGTACGCGCAACACGAAAGGTGTGAGGATGGTTTTGGTGTGTTTTCTGTGATGTTGGGTGAGTGTCGTCCGAATGAGTTTGCGTACGCAAGCGTGTTAAGTTCGTGTGATCGTAAGTTTGGTAGACAGGTTCATTCGCACGCGTTGAAAACATGTTTTGGTGAGTACACGTACGTGGCTAATGCGTTGATTACAATGTACTCAAAGAATGATGATGGTAAACGTTTGTGTCAAGATGATTTAAATGAAGCTTGGATGGTATTTAACTTCTTGAAGGATCGAAATCTTGTTACGTATAACTCGATGATTGCAGGTTTTCAAACTAGAGGAAAGTGGCAAGAGGCTATCGATTTATTCTCAGTAATGAGACGTGATTCCAACATCAGTTTCGACCGTGCAACACTTCTCAGCATTGTTTCATCATTATCAACGGTTAAAGATCATGACAATGGTAATTATGCGATCAACCGGTGTCTTAAATATTGTTCTCAGGTACACTGTCTTGCCTTAAAAACATGGCTTATTTCCGAAATAGGAGTAATAACTGCATTAGCAAAGGCTTATGCTGATCTCGGTGCACAAATATCTGACCTTTACAATCTGTTTTTAGAAACCAAAGGCATGAGAGATATTGTTTCATGGACCGCATTCATAACGATATTCGCAGAACGCGATCCCGTAAAGTCCCTTTTAATGTTTTCTAATTTATGTCAAGAAGGTTCGATACCAGATCGTCATACGTATTCAATAGTGTTAAAAGCGTGCTCAAATCTAGTGACCGATAAACACACGATGGCTGTCCATTCCCACATACTCAAATACGGTTTCGAACATGATACCGTGCTTGCAAACGCGTTGATTCATGCTTACGGAAGATCTGGTTCGGTTCTTGAATCTAGAAAAGTTTTCGACTTTACGCTTGTTAAAGATATCGTCTCTTGGAATTCGATGATAAAGATTTACGGGTTACACGGTCAACCCAAAAACGCGTTGAAATGCTTTGACCAAATGGATGTACCACCTGATTCCACCACCTTTGTAGCCCTCTTATCAGCATGCAGCCACGCGGGTATGGTCGAAAAAGGGACCGAATTATTCAAACTCATGTCTAAAACATACGGGATCGCTCCTCAACTAGATCACTACGCTTGTATGGTCGACATTCTCGGGAGATCGGGCGGGATTCTACAAGCTCAAAAGCTCATAAACGAAATGCCGATGGAACCCGATTCGGTAATATGGAGCGCTATGCTTGGAGCGTGTAGAAAACATGGTGAGACCACGTTAGCCGAGTTAGCTTCGAAAAAGTTACAAGAACTGGACCCGAATAGTTCCCTTGCGTATGTACAAATGTCCAACATAATGTGCTCAAATGGTACTTTCAATGAAGCGGTTGATCTACGAACGCAAATGAATTTGCTCGGTGTTAAGAAGGACCCCGGTTTGAGTTGGACCGAGATCGGGAACGTGGTCCATGAGTTTGCGGCTGGCGGGTTGCACCACCCTGAAAGAATGACCGTACGTCACGATCTAGAGGAGTTAGTGAAAGAACTACGAGGGTTAGGTTACGTGCCGGAAATTAATCTGGTAATGCGGGATTTAGAAGAGGAAGATAAGAATCGGGAACTGAGTTATCACAGTGAGAAGCTTGCttttgtttttgcgttaaagcgTGATGAATTTAAGTGTTTTGGGCGCGCGATTAGGATTGTTAAGAACATACGTATTTGTGTCGACTGCCATAACTTTATGAAGTTTGCGAGTGAGTTAACGGGACGGGAAATTATCGTGAGAGATTCGAATCGGTTTCATCATTTTAAACAAAAAGTATGTTCGTGTAATGACTATTGGTAG
- the LOC110936039 gene encoding uncharacterized protein LOC110936039 isoform X2, with the protein MDEYLQHMKTLRSHMNDVEDQAAKISVEEQMQITTIQTLTKEIDSAKSEIKRLKEDSDAMKNAKGDICSKILERQRKIALLENDSSTLSQTLELIQQEKVNLSTKLVDKRISYEKTEEELGTKLKEQQDWLNKYKSNSKSGQHSSVHVTCCESRDDAYMNMVKKIDAAKAKFDNLTQMRSELASESHKVKQSLEELKCRMDSYEPKLRDMPNEALEEEVRALMSDKSGETEYQESMQSQIDTIKEISHMVKCGCGEEYKVEVDLCV; encoded by the exons ATGGACGAATACTTACAGCACATGAAAACGTTACGATCTCATATGAACG ATGTGGAGGATCAAGCGGCGAAGATTTCTGTTGAAGAGCAGATGCAGATCACTACGATTCAGACTCTAACAAAAGAGATCGATTCAG CTAAATCTGAAATAAAGCGACTCAAGGAGGATTCTGATGCAATGAAGAATGCAAAGGGAGACATATGTTCAAAGATATTAGAAAGACAAAGGAAAATTGCTTTGTTGGAAAATGATTCTTCTACACTTTCACAG ACATTGGAGCTCATTCAACAAGAAAAAGTAAACTTGTCAACCAAACTTGTCGATAAACG TATATCGTATGAAAAGACTGAAGAGGAGCTCGGTACCAAATTAAAAGAACAACAG GACTGGTTGAATAAATACAAGTCTAACTCAAAGTCCGGACAACATAGTTCG GTACATGTGACTTGCTGTGAGTCTCGGGATGATGCGTACATGAATATGGTGAAAAAGATTGATGCTGCTAAAGCTAAGTTTGATAATCTGACACAGATGAGATCTGAACTTGCTTCAGAGAGTCACAAG GTCAAACAATCATTGGAGGAACTCAAGTGTAGAATGGACAGTTATGAG CCGAAACTAAGGGACATGCCTAACGAGGCACTGGAAGAGGAGGTCCGGGCTCTAATGTCCGACAAATCTGGAGAAACTGAGTACCAAGAATCTATGCAAAGCCAAATTGACACTATTAAG GAAATTTCTCACATGGTTAAATGTGGTTGTGGAGAGGAGTACAAAGTAGAGGTGGATCTTTGTGTGTAA